A genomic segment from Streptomyces sp. NBC_00459 encodes:
- a CDS encoding enoyl-CoA hydratase/isomerase family protein, with the protein MEPQLTHSAADGIATVVIRHPAKLNAMTAGMWRALPPLLATLAADPDVHVLVLTGAGGTFSAGADISTLRGSPEEAQRLSVLAEDALAAFPKPVLAAIRGHCVGGGAQLAAACDLRFAEEGALFGVTPAKLGLVYSASSTRRLAALVGPATAKYLLFSGELIDTERALRTGFLDEVLPGGELDKRVAEFTRVLASRSRLTQAAAKEFANGRTDRDAYWAGQARESGEAAEGVAAFLERRPPDFSWSGPASPTPR; encoded by the coding sequence ATGGAGCCGCAGCTGACCCACAGTGCCGCCGACGGGATCGCCACAGTCGTCATCCGCCACCCGGCCAAGCTCAACGCCATGACGGCCGGCATGTGGCGCGCGCTGCCGCCGCTGCTCGCCACCCTGGCCGCCGATCCGGACGTCCACGTCCTGGTGCTCACGGGGGCGGGCGGAACATTTTCTGCGGGGGCCGACATCTCGACGCTCCGGGGCTCTCCGGAGGAGGCGCAGCGGCTGTCCGTGCTGGCGGAGGACGCTCTCGCGGCCTTTCCGAAGCCGGTGCTCGCGGCGATCCGCGGGCACTGTGTGGGCGGCGGGGCGCAGCTCGCGGCGGCCTGCGATCTGCGGTTCGCCGAGGAGGGGGCCCTGTTCGGGGTGACTCCGGCGAAGCTCGGCCTGGTGTACTCGGCGTCGTCCACGCGGCGGTTGGCGGCCCTGGTGGGTCCGGCGACGGCCAAGTACCTGCTGTTCTCGGGCGAGTTGATCGACACGGAGCGCGCGCTGCGCACCGGGTTCCTGGACGAGGTGCTGCCCGGGGGCGAACTCGACAAGCGGGTCGCGGAGTTCACCCGCGTCCTTGCCTCGCGCTCACGGCTCACCCAGGCGGCGGCGAAGGAGTTCGCGAACGGGCGCACCGACCGGGACGCGTACTGGGCCGGGCAGGCGAGGGAGAGCGGTGAGGCCGCGGAGGGGGTCGCCGCCTTCCTGGAGCGGCGGCCCCCGGACTTCTCCTGGAGCGGGCCCGCGTCGCCTACGCCACGGTGA
- a CDS encoding ATP-binding protein — translation MENPGRESGSRPADEGEPVEHRPPDPLPYEGVWRFTAPAVDASVPQARHAVRDLLYRQGVPAPPDLVNGLLLIVSELATNAVRHAAVLSPTLAVEVAVGAEWVRVSVEDNHPYRPTALEADHGRTGGRGLLLVREITREAGGVCDIEHTASGGKVVWAALPLTPAHTQR, via the coding sequence ATGGAAAACCCTGGGCGCGAGTCCGGCTCACGCCCAGCGGACGAAGGCGAACCCGTGGAGCACAGACCCCCGGATCCGCTTCCCTACGAAGGGGTCTGGAGGTTCACCGCGCCGGCCGTCGACGCCTCCGTCCCGCAGGCCCGGCACGCGGTCCGGGACCTGCTGTACCGACAGGGCGTGCCGGCCCCGCCGGACCTGGTGAACGGACTGCTGCTGATCGTCTCCGAGCTGGCGACGAATGCCGTCCGGCACGCGGCGGTCCTGTCGCCGACACTCGCCGTGGAGGTCGCCGTCGGTGCCGAGTGGGTGCGGGTGTCGGTCGAGGACAACCACCCCTACCGCCCCACCGCCCTGGAGGCGGACCACGGCCGGACCGGAGGACGCGGTCTGCTCCTGGTCCGCGAGATCACCAGAGAGGCGGGCGGGGTCTGCGACATCGAGCACACGGCGAGCGGCGGCAAGGTCGTCTGGGCGGCGCTGCCGCTCACACCCGCGCACACGCAGCGGTAG
- a CDS encoding FAD-dependent oxidoreductase, with product MIVVGSGVIGLTTAVVLAEHGRRVRVWTREPAERTTSAVAGALWWPYRIEPEALAGEWALASLSVYAESAQRPGETGVRMVEGVQAGLRLDALGPWAARVPDLRETAEGLRARLPLIDMPVHLGWLRERFLAADGVVEERSVEDLAEAAEVGAADVVVNCTGIGARELVPDPAVRPVRGQLVVVENPGITTWFTAAGHGDAKTTYFFPQPGGLILGGTAEEDEWSLVPDPAVAEEIVRRCAAVRPEIAGARVLGHRTGLRPTRDAVRLDRELLPGGQVLVHNYGHGGAGVTVAWGCAQVAARLAGDDGR from the coding sequence GTGATCGTGGTCGGCAGCGGGGTCATCGGGCTGACGACGGCGGTGGTTCTGGCCGAGCACGGGCGCCGGGTCCGGGTGTGGACGCGGGAGCCCGCCGAGCGGACCACCTCGGCAGTTGCGGGCGCGCTGTGGTGGCCGTACCGGATCGAGCCGGAGGCGCTCGCCGGGGAGTGGGCGCTCGCGTCGCTGTCCGTCTACGCGGAGTCGGCACAGCGGCCCGGGGAGACGGGCGTACGCATGGTCGAGGGTGTACAGGCCGGGCTGCGGCTGGACGCGCTGGGGCCGTGGGCGGCTCGGGTACCCGACCTGCGGGAGACGGCTGAAGGACTTCGGGCGCGGCTGCCCTTGATCGACATGCCGGTGCATCTGGGGTGGCTGCGGGAACGGTTCCTCGCGGCGGACGGAGTGGTGGAGGAACGGTCCGTCGAGGATCTCGCCGAGGCCGCCGAGGTCGGCGCTGCGGATGTCGTCGTCAACTGCACGGGGATCGGCGCGCGCGAGCTCGTGCCCGATCCGGCGGTGCGTCCCGTGCGGGGGCAGCTGGTCGTCGTGGAGAACCCCGGGATCACGACATGGTTCACGGCGGCGGGCCACGGCGACGCGAAGACCACGTACTTCTTTCCGCAGCCCGGCGGCCTGATCCTGGGCGGTACGGCCGAGGAGGACGAGTGGTCGCTCGTACCCGATCCGGCGGTGGCGGAGGAGATCGTACGGCGCTGTGCGGCGGTACGGCCGGAGATCGCCGGGGCGCGGGTGCTCGGCCACCGGACCGGGCTGCGGCCCACCCGCGACGCGGTCCGGCTGGACCGTGAACTCCTGCCCGGCGGGCAGGTGTTGGTGCACAACTACGGCCACGGCGGTGCGGGGGTCACGGTCGCGTGGGGATGCGCGCAAGTCGCTGCGCGGCTTGCCGGGGATGACGGTCGCTGA
- a CDS encoding DJ-1/PfpI family protein — MQIALLLFDRFTALDAVGPYEILSRLPDTETVLVAEETGPVRNDSGSLALTADRTLADVPRPDIVVVPGGPGQAAQMDNKALLGWLRTADTTSTWTTSVCTGSLLLAGAGLLTGRRATSHWLALEELPKYGARPTGERVVTDGKYVTSAGVSSGIDMALTLTGRIAGDEQAQALQLWTEYDPQPPYDAGSPHKAPAHVVELLRSRSRFTVA; from the coding sequence ATGCAGATCGCCCTGCTGCTCTTCGACCGCTTCACCGCCCTGGACGCAGTCGGCCCGTACGAGATCCTCAGCCGGCTCCCGGACACGGAGACCGTCCTCGTCGCCGAGGAGACCGGGCCCGTCCGCAACGACAGCGGCAGCCTCGCGCTCACCGCCGACCGCACCCTGGCCGACGTACCGCGGCCCGACATCGTGGTCGTCCCGGGTGGGCCGGGGCAGGCCGCGCAGATGGACAACAAGGCACTGCTCGGCTGGCTGCGCACCGCCGACACCACCAGCACCTGGACGACCTCCGTGTGCACCGGCTCGCTGCTCCTGGCCGGCGCCGGACTGCTCACCGGACGCCGCGCGACCTCGCACTGGCTGGCCCTGGAGGAACTGCCGAAGTACGGGGCCCGACCCACGGGGGAACGCGTCGTGACGGACGGCAAGTACGTCACCTCCGCCGGGGTCTCCTCCGGCATCGACATGGCCCTCACGCTGACAGGCCGGATCGCGGGCGACGAGCAGGCGCAGGCCCTGCAGCTGTGGACGGAGTACGACCCGCAGCCGCCCTACGACGCCGGCTCCCCGCACAAGGCACCCGCGCACGTGGTCGAACTGCTGCGCTCCCGCAGCCGGTTCACCGTGGCGTAG
- a CDS encoding GlxA family transcriptional regulator, which yields MAQRTVLVVLFDNVQILDVTGPVEVLAQASTGHPGSYRIRTASLTGEPVRTSAGLTLVPDGTLADEPVPHTLLVPGGPGTRPADPRLVDWLRVHGPLPERLVSVCTGAILLAAAGLLDGLRATTHWKYCDQLARDHPAVEVDPEPIHIRDGRVMTSAGVTAGIDLALALVEEDLGRDTALAVARHLVVFLRRPGNQAQFSAQLAVQTARREPLREVQHWISEHPDDDLSVESLAARARLSPRHFARAFRTETGVTPGRYVDRVRLEHARRLLEDTSDGIERISRASGYGTPEAMRRAFVRSLGTAPAEYRRRFHPAPSR from the coding sequence ATGGCGCAGCGAACCGTCCTCGTGGTCCTCTTCGACAACGTCCAGATCCTCGACGTCACCGGCCCTGTCGAGGTGCTCGCCCAGGCCTCCACAGGGCACCCGGGCAGCTACCGCATCCGTACGGCCTCACTGACCGGCGAGCCGGTGCGCACCTCCGCCGGCCTCACCCTCGTGCCGGACGGCACACTCGCCGACGAGCCCGTACCGCACACCCTCCTGGTGCCGGGCGGCCCGGGCACCCGCCCCGCCGACCCGCGCCTGGTCGACTGGCTGCGCGTGCACGGGCCGCTCCCCGAGCGGCTGGTGTCCGTCTGCACGGGAGCGATCCTGCTCGCCGCCGCGGGCCTCCTGGACGGTCTGCGCGCGACCACCCACTGGAAGTACTGCGACCAGCTCGCCCGCGACCACCCGGCCGTCGAGGTCGACCCCGAGCCCATCCACATCCGCGACGGCAGAGTGATGACGTCGGCCGGTGTCACCGCCGGCATCGACCTCGCCCTCGCGCTCGTGGAGGAGGACCTCGGCCGGGACACCGCGCTCGCCGTCGCCCGCCATCTGGTCGTCTTCCTGCGCCGGCCGGGAAACCAGGCCCAGTTCAGCGCCCAGCTCGCCGTACAGACCGCCCGGCGTGAGCCGCTGCGCGAGGTCCAGCACTGGATCTCCGAACACCCGGACGACGACCTGAGCGTCGAGTCGCTCGCCGCCCGCGCCCGCCTCTCACCCCGCCACTTCGCCCGCGCCTTCCGCACCGAGACCGGCGTCACGCCAGGCCGCTATGTCGACCGGGTCCGCCTCGAACATGCCCGGCGCCTCCTGGAGGACACCTCCGACGGCATCGAGCGGATCTCGCGCGCCAGCGGCTACGGCACCCCGGAAGCCATGCGCCGCGCATTCGTCAGAAGCCTCGGCACGGCCCCGGCGGAGTACCGCCGCCGTTTCCACCCCGCCCCCAGCCGCTGA
- a CDS encoding Tex family protein: MTTPLVGSIEGRIAGELGVRERQVRAAVELLDGGSTVPFIARYRKEATEMLDDAQLRTLEERLRYLRELEERRSAILESVREQGKLTPEVEAQIRGAETKARLEDIYLPFKPKRRTKAQIAREAGLEPLAEGLLGDPSVDPLAAAAAFVDADRGVADPQAALDGARSILTERFSEDADLIGEVRERMWVRGRLAAKVKEGKEEAGAKFADYFDFAEPFTALPSHRILAMLRGEKEDVLDLVLEPEEPTEGPSSYEAIIAHRFGIAERGRPGDKWLKDTVRWAWRTRILVHLGIDVRLRLRTVAEDEAVNVFAANLRDLLLAAPAGTRATLGLDPGFRTGVKVAVVDATGKAVATDVIYPHVPANKWDEALAKLARLAKEHSVDLIAIGNGTASRETDKLAGELITKHPELKLTKVMVSEAGASVYSASAFASQELPGMDVSLRGAVSIARRLQDPLAELVKIDPKSIGVGQYQHDLSEVKLSRSLDAVVEDCVNGVGVDVNTASTPLLSRVSGISSGLAENIVAHRDANGPFTSRSQLKSVARLGPKAYEQCAGFLRIRGGDDPLDASSVHPEAYPVVRRMVKSAGSAVTSLVGNTAVLRSLRPDDFVDEKFGLPTVTDILRELEKPGRDPRPAFATATFKEGVEKIGDLASGMVLEGVVTNVAAFGAFVDVGVHQDGLVHVSAMSRTFVKDPHDVVKSGDIVKVKVLDVDIPRKRISLTLRLDDEAVPSGEQQGGGGRPQQRGGRPPQPRQQRQGQGQGGGGARQGAPAPGNSAMADALRKAGLVDPKRR, encoded by the coding sequence GTGACGACACCCCTCGTAGGGTCCATCGAAGGCAGGATCGCCGGGGAACTCGGCGTACGGGAGCGGCAGGTGAGGGCCGCCGTCGAGTTGCTCGACGGCGGTTCGACCGTGCCCTTCATCGCCCGCTACCGCAAGGAAGCGACCGAGATGCTCGACGATGCGCAGCTGCGCACGTTGGAGGAGCGGCTGCGCTATCTGCGGGAGCTGGAGGAGCGGCGGTCCGCGATCCTCGAATCGGTGCGCGAGCAGGGCAAGCTGACGCCCGAGGTCGAGGCGCAGATCCGCGGCGCCGAGACGAAGGCGCGCCTGGAGGACATCTACCTGCCGTTCAAGCCGAAGCGGCGGACGAAGGCACAGATCGCGCGCGAGGCGGGCCTGGAGCCGCTGGCCGAGGGGCTGCTCGGGGATCCGTCCGTCGACCCGCTCGCCGCGGCGGCGGCCTTCGTCGACGCCGACAGGGGCGTCGCCGATCCGCAGGCCGCGCTGGACGGCGCCCGCTCGATCCTCACCGAGCGCTTCTCGGAGGACGCCGACCTGATCGGCGAGGTGCGCGAGCGCATGTGGGTGCGTGGGCGGCTGGCGGCCAAGGTGAAGGAGGGCAAGGAGGAGGCGGGCGCCAAGTTCGCCGACTACTTCGACTTCGCCGAGCCCTTCACCGCCCTGCCCTCGCACCGCATCCTGGCGATGCTGCGCGGCGAGAAGGAGGACGTCCTCGATCTGGTCCTGGAGCCGGAGGAGCCGACGGAGGGTCCTTCCTCGTACGAGGCGATCATCGCCCACCGTTTCGGGATCGCCGAGCGCGGCCGTCCCGGCGACAAGTGGCTCAAGGACACCGTGCGCTGGGCCTGGCGGACCCGGATCCTGGTGCACCTGGGCATCGACGTGCGTCTTCGGCTGCGTACGGTCGCGGAGGACGAGGCGGTCAACGTGTTCGCGGCGAACCTGCGCGACCTGCTGCTCGCCGCCCCGGCCGGCACGCGCGCGACGCTGGGTCTCGACCCCGGGTTCCGTACGGGCGTGAAGGTGGCCGTGGTGGACGCGACGGGCAAGGCCGTCGCCACGGACGTGATCTATCCGCACGTACCGGCGAACAAGTGGGACGAGGCGCTGGCCAAGCTGGCCCGGCTCGCCAAGGAGCACTCGGTCGACCTGATCGCGATCGGCAACGGTACGGCGTCCCGCGAGACGGACAAGCTGGCCGGTGAACTGATCACCAAACACCCGGAGTTGAAGCTCACCAAGGTGATGGTGTCCGAGGCGGGCGCGTCCGTGTACTCGGCGTCGGCGTTCGCCTCGCAGGAACTGCCCGGCATGGATGTGTCGCTGCGCGGGGCGGTGTCGATCGCACGGCGGCTGCAGGATCCGCTGGCCGAGCTGGTGAAGATCGACCCGAAGTCGATCGGAGTCGGTCAGTACCAGCACGACCTGTCCGAAGTGAAGCTCTCGCGATCGCTGGACGCGGTGGTCGAGGACTGTGTGAACGGGGTCGGTGTCGACGTCAACACGGCGTCCACGCCGCTGCTCTCACGGGTGTCCGGCATCTCCTCCGGGCTCGCGGAGAACATCGTGGCGCACCGTGACGCCAACGGGCCGTTCACGTCACGGTCCCAGCTGAAGAGTGTGGCGCGGCTCGGACCGAAGGCGTACGAGCAGTGTGCGGGCTTCCTGCGGATCCGGGGCGGGGACGATCCGCTGGACGCGTCCAGTGTGCACCCGGAGGCGTATCCGGTGGTGCGGCGGATGGTGAAGTCGGCGGGCAGCGCGGTGACGTCGCTGGTCGGGAACACGGCGGTGCTGCGGTCGCTGCGGCCCGACGACTTCGTCGACGAGAAGTTCGGGCTGCCGACGGTGACGGACATTCTGCGCGAGCTGGAGAAGCCCGGGCGCGACCCGCGGCCCGCCTTCGCGACGGCCACCTTCAAGGAGGGGGTCGAGAAGATCGGCGACCTGGCGTCCGGGATGGTGCTGGAGGGTGTGGTCACGAACGTGGCGGCGTTCGGGGCGTTCGTGGATGTCGGCGTCCACCAGGACGGGCTGGTGCATGTGTCCGCGATGTCCAGGACGTTCGTCAAGGACCCGCACGACGTCGTGAAGTCCGGTGACATCGTCAAGGTGAAGGTGCTCGACGTCGACATTCCCCGGAAGCGGATCTCGCTGACGCTGCGGTTGGACGACGAGGCGGTGCCCTCCGGGGAACAGCAGGGGGGCGGCGGGCGGCCTCAGCAGCGTGGCGGCCGACCGCCCCAGCCTCGGCAGCAGCGCCAGGGGCAAGGACAAGGGGGCGGAGGGGCTCGACAGGGGGCGCCCGCGCCGGGGAACAGTGCGATGGCCGATGCGTTGCGGAAGGCTGGGTTGGTGGATCCGAAGCGGCGCTGA
- the idi gene encoding isopentenyl-diphosphate Delta-isomerase, with amino-acid sequence MPITPATATHNSSSNGTAEAILLELVDENGTTIGTAEKLSAHQPPGRLHRAFSVFLFDEQGRLLLQQRALGKYHSPGVWSNTCCGHPYPGEAPFAAAARRTYEELGISPSLLAEAGTVRYNHPDPESGLVEQEYNHLFVGMAQSSLAPDPEEVGDTAFVTPAELAERHAKDPFSAWFMTVLDAARPAVRELTGPSAGW; translated from the coding sequence ATGCCGATCACACCTGCCACCGCGACGCACAACAGTTCGTCGAACGGCACCGCAGAAGCGATCTTGCTCGAGCTGGTCGACGAGAACGGCACGACGATCGGCACCGCCGAGAAGCTCTCCGCCCATCAGCCACCGGGCCGACTGCACCGGGCGTTCTCGGTCTTCCTCTTCGACGAACAGGGACGGCTGCTGCTCCAGCAGCGCGCGCTGGGGAAGTACCACTCCCCCGGCGTCTGGTCCAACACCTGCTGCGGTCACCCCTACCCCGGCGAGGCGCCCTTCGCGGCGGCGGCCCGGCGGACGTACGAGGAGCTGGGGATCTCCCCGTCGCTGCTCGCCGAGGCGGGCACGGTCCGCTACAACCACCCCGACCCGGAGTCCGGCCTGGTGGAGCAGGAGTACAACCACCTGTTCGTCGGGATGGCGCAGTCGTCGCTCGCACCGGACCCGGAGGAGGTCGGGGACACGGCCTTCGTGACTCCGGCCGAGCTGGCCGAGCGGCATGCGAAGGACCCGTTCTCGGCCTGGTTCATGACCGTGCTGGACGCGGCGCGCCCGGCGGTCCGGGAGCTGACGGGCCCGTCCGCCGGCTGGTAA
- a CDS encoding LPFR motif small protein → MFRAIADVLRQIGGAMATVVTLPFRALARLFGGASNSSRGGRRA, encoded by the coding sequence GTGTTCCGTGCGATCGCGGACGTACTGCGCCAGATCGGTGGCGCCATGGCCACCGTCGTGACACTGCCGTTCCGGGCACTGGCCCGGCTGTTCGGCGGCGCCTCGAACTCGTCCCGCGGCGGCCGCCGGGCCTGA
- a CDS encoding cation diffusion facilitator family transporter has protein sequence MGAGHDHGHAHGAPATGTAAAAYRGRLRVALAITLTVMVVEIVGGIAADSLALIADAAHMATDALGLGMALLAIHFANRPPSGNRTFGFARAEILAALANCLLLLGVGGYVLYEAIQRFVTPAETEGGVTVVFGLIGLVANMISLTLLMRGQKESLNVRGAFLEVAADALGSLAVLISAVVIIATGWQRADPIASVVIGLMIVPRTWKLLRETLDVLLEAAPRGVDMAEVRAHIVALPGVEDVHDLHAWTITSGMPVLSAHVVVSSEVLSGIGHEKMLHELQGCLGDHFDVEHCTFQLEPSGHAEHESKLCL, from the coding sequence ATGGGGGCTGGGCACGATCACGGACACGCGCACGGCGCGCCGGCCACGGGTACGGCGGCAGCGGCGTACCGCGGGCGGCTGCGCGTCGCGCTGGCCATCACGCTCACCGTCATGGTCGTCGAGATCGTCGGCGGGATCGCCGCCGACTCGCTCGCGCTCATCGCGGACGCGGCGCACATGGCGACGGACGCGCTGGGCCTCGGCATGGCGCTGCTCGCGATCCACTTCGCGAACCGCCCGCCGAGCGGCAACCGCACCTTCGGGTTCGCCCGCGCGGAGATCCTCGCCGCGCTCGCCAACTGTCTGCTGCTGCTCGGCGTCGGCGGATACGTCCTGTACGAGGCGATCCAGCGGTTCGTCACGCCCGCGGAGACCGAGGGCGGGGTGACCGTCGTCTTCGGTCTGATCGGCCTGGTCGCGAACATGATCTCGCTGACGTTGCTGATGCGCGGACAGAAGGAGAGCCTGAACGTGCGCGGCGCCTTCCTCGAGGTCGCCGCGGACGCGCTGGGTTCGCTGGCGGTGCTGATCTCGGCGGTGGTCATCATCGCGACGGGCTGGCAGCGGGCGGACCCCATCGCCTCGGTCGTCATCGGGCTGATGATCGTCCCGCGTACCTGGAAGCTGCTGCGCGAGACCCTGGACGTGCTCCTGGAGGCGGCTCCCCGGGGCGTCGACATGGCGGAGGTGCGGGCCCACATAGTGGCGCTGCCCGGCGTGGAGGACGTACACGATCTGCACGCCTGGACGATCACGTCCGGGATGCCGGTGCTGTCGGCGCACGTGGTCGTCAGTTCGGAGGTGCTGAGCGGGATCGGGCACGAGAAGATGCTCCACGAGCTGCAGGGCTGTCTGGGCGACCACTTCGACGTGGAGCACTGCACCTTCCAGCTGGAGCCGAGCGGGCACGCCGAGCACGAGTCGAAGCTCTGCCTCTGA
- a CDS encoding ABC-F family ATP-binding cassette domain-containing protein encodes MTATLVAKNLAAGHGDRSLFSGLDLVVAPGDVIGLVGANGAGKSTLLRMLAGLLPPEQGELRLSPPSASVGHLPQEPERREGETVRDFLARRTGVAEAQRVMDEATQALVDGSPGADDAYSVSLERWLDLGGADLDERAEEVAGSLALTVDLDQPMTSLSGGQAARAGLASLLLSRYDVFLLDEPTNDLDLDGLERLERFVKGLRAGTLVVSHDREFLTRTVTKVLELDLAQQQIKLYGGGYEAYLEERDVARRHARDDFDEYADKRSALQDRAQMQRGWMDKGVKNARRKANNDNDKIGRKFRSEASEKQAAKARQTQRMIERLDVVEEPRKEWELRMEIAAAPRSGSVVATLRDAEVRRPGFTLGPVTVQIDWADRIAVTGANGAGKSTLLGALLGRVPLDAGHATLGSGVVVGEVDQARKLFLGPESLLDAFCEAVPDTEPAEVRTLLAKFGLKAEHVLRPAATLSPGERTRSALALLQGRGVNLLVLDEPTNHLDLPAIEQLEQALDSYEGTLLLVTHDRRMLDAVQVTRRFEVADGKVSELA; translated from the coding sequence ATGACTGCCACCCTCGTCGCCAAGAACCTCGCCGCCGGCCACGGCGACCGCTCGCTCTTCTCCGGGCTCGACCTCGTCGTCGCGCCCGGGGACGTGATCGGGCTCGTCGGTGCCAACGGCGCGGGCAAGTCCACGCTGCTCAGGATGCTGGCCGGGCTGCTCCCGCCCGAGCAGGGCGAACTGCGTCTGTCCCCGCCGAGCGCGAGCGTCGGCCATCTCCCGCAGGAGCCGGAGCGCCGGGAGGGCGAGACCGTCCGCGACTTCCTCGCCCGCCGCACGGGCGTGGCGGAGGCCCAGCGGGTGATGGACGAGGCGACACAGGCGCTGGTGGACGGCTCCCCGGGCGCGGACGACGCGTACTCGGTGAGCCTGGAGCGCTGGCTCGACCTCGGTGGCGCCGACCTCGACGAACGGGCGGAGGAGGTCGCCGGCTCCCTGGCCCTGACCGTGGACCTGGACCAGCCGATGACATCCCTGTCGGGCGGCCAGGCGGCAAGGGCGGGCCTCGCCTCCCTGCTCCTCTCCCGCTACGACGTCTTCCTCCTCGACGAGCCGACGAACGACCTGGACCTCGACGGCCTCGAACGCCTGGAGCGCTTCGTCAAGGGCCTGCGCGCCGGCACGCTCGTCGTCAGCCACGACCGCGAGTTCCTCACCCGCACGGTCACCAAGGTCCTCGAACTCGACCTCGCCCAGCAGCAGATCAAGCTGTACGGCGGCGGCTACGAGGCCTATCTGGAGGAGCGGGACGTCGCCCGCAGGCACGCCCGCGACGACTTCGACGAGTACGCCGACAAACGGTCCGCGCTCCAGGACCGGGCCCAGATGCAGCGCGGCTGGATGGACAAGGGCGTCAAGAACGCCCGGCGCAAGGCGAACAACGACAACGACAAGATCGGCCGCAAGTTCCGCAGCGAGGCCAGCGAGAAGCAGGCCGCGAAGGCCCGCCAGACGCAGCGCATGATCGAACGCCTGGACGTGGTCGAGGAGCCGCGCAAGGAGTGGGAACTGCGTATGGAGATCGCGGCGGCCCCGCGCTCCGGCTCGGTGGTCGCGACCCTGCGGGACGCGGAGGTACGCCGCCCGGGCTTCACGCTCGGCCCGGTGACCGTGCAGATCGACTGGGCCGACCGGATCGCGGTCACGGGCGCGAACGGCGCCGGCAAGTCGACCCTGCTGGGTGCCCTGCTGGGCCGGGTCCCGCTGGACGCGGGCCACGCCACGCTCGGCTCGGGTGTGGTCGTCGGCGAGGTGGACCAGGCCCGCAAGCTCTTCCTCGGCCCCGAGTCGCTGCTGGACGCGTTCTGCGAGGCGGTCCCCGACACGGAACCGGCTGAGGTCCGCACGCTCCTGGCCAAGTTCGGCCTGAAGGCGGAACACGTCCTACGCCCGGCGGCGACCCTGTCCCCGGGTGAACGCACCAGGTCGGCCCTGGCGCTGCTCCAGGGCCGGGGCGTGAACCTCCTGGTCCTGGACGAGCCGACCAACCACCTCGACCTCCCGGCCATCGAACAGCTGGAACAGGCCCTCGACTCCTACGAGGGCACCCTGCTCCTGGTGACCCACGACCGGAGAATGCTGGACGCGGTCCAGGTGACCCGCCGCTTCGAGGTGGCGGACGGCAAGGTGTCGGAGCTCGCGTAG
- a CDS encoding oxidoreductase gives MSAEYATFGLAPAMRAGGVLANGDYQVHRDFLDFIVDGRPLLYQLSDLDAVSPLASDVPPAIFTAQVRGLLLEADAPLAGGRYIIYGCPECADLACGAVTAAIAKDGDDYVWRDFAWQTDTHVDLELNGYHGIGPFRFPGAEYREALGSLLDTAEAAEAAHSAESGAARRRVLLIGARVAVLAKLAAALRIIGIGADITRDATDVPADELRGYGAVAFGRAIDEEERAAVRRSFDHAGVEVAYVDGLAPIIPLLVAQIEHALDRSPLEQRRLVRLVAADGEAGIEVTSTCRVHLTAYRLDRLYRTHTLDVFDGILEPGRHRIPLEPKAVKGESFIVARSSGTVLVEPMAR, from the coding sequence ATGTCTGCCGAGTACGCGACCTTCGGCCTGGCACCGGCGATGCGGGCCGGTGGAGTCCTCGCCAACGGTGACTACCAGGTCCACCGGGACTTCCTCGACTTCATCGTCGACGGACGTCCCCTCCTCTACCAGCTGTCCGACCTCGACGCGGTCTCCCCGCTCGCCTCCGACGTCCCGCCCGCGATCTTCACGGCCCAGGTCCGCGGCCTCCTCCTGGAGGCCGACGCACCCCTGGCCGGCGGCCGGTACATCATCTACGGCTGTCCCGAGTGCGCCGACCTGGCGTGCGGTGCGGTGACGGCGGCCATCGCGAAGGACGGCGACGACTATGTGTGGCGCGACTTCGCCTGGCAGACGGACACCCACGTCGACCTGGAGCTCAACGGCTACCACGGCATCGGGCCCTTCCGCTTCCCCGGCGCCGAGTACCGGGAAGCACTCGGCTCCCTCCTCGACACCGCGGAGGCCGCCGAGGCGGCGCACTCCGCCGAGTCCGGTGCCGCCCGCCGACGGGTCCTGCTGATCGGCGCCCGGGTAGCCGTCCTCGCCAAGCTCGCCGCCGCCCTGCGCATCATCGGCATCGGCGCGGACATCACCAGGGACGCCACGGACGTCCCCGCCGACGAGCTGCGCGGCTACGGCGCCGTCGCCTTCGGCCGCGCGATCGACGAGGAGGAACGCGCCGCCGTACGCCGTTCCTTCGACCACGCGGGCGTCGAGGTGGCGTACGTCGACGGTCTCGCCCCGATCATCCCGCTCCTCGTCGCCCAGATCGAACACGCCCTGGACCGCAGCCCGTTGGAGCAGCGCCGGCTCGTCCGCCTGGTCGCCGCCGACGGCGAGGCGGGTATAGAGGTCACCTCCACCTGCCGCGTCCACCTCACCGCCTACCGTCTGGACCGCCTCTACCGCACCCACACGCTCGATGTCTTCGACGGCATCCTCGAACCCGGCCGGCACCGCATCCCCCTGGAGCCGAAGGCGGTGAAAGGGGAGTCGTTCATCGTGGCACGTTCGTCGGGAACCGTGCTGGTGGAGCCGATGGCCCGCTGA